In the Leptospira johnsonii genome, one interval contains:
- a CDS encoding GGDEF domain-containing protein, with protein MFKWFPGIDRRIRLLSKRIFFNRYPQGFLETNWSEIRQSLVAHYSLCIVISLITYFLPNSRDFEDESLLFLQSSRITLIVLSLVFLWRHARKKDWVPKKLEFYKVWTSSSLLISFFPFLYLDKVHYDVYLHQASAILLSMNLLLWLTTTTAVATNFVFCLMFLGVCYLGDSPIEAMKEFPILLTYLFVGTFGNVIMNYWRTMDYRDKRKLSGAVLRLKAKNLHIRMISNLDDLTDLYNRRYLIEQFDIFKKRARRHQFQMALVILDLDHLKEINDKYGHMTGDEALQTLSAVMKSRVRSTDICARIGGDEFCVLLDSVDPKSLKTLCESLRIGVESHALSVRDTNDRPVNITVSIGAAILSYDEDFTFDDLYQSIDSGLYNSKSAGRNRVTIVEATKLNTKVDLSASWPEEVRIYK; from the coding sequence ATGTTCAAGTGGTTCCCAGGCATAGACCGAAGAATTCGCTTACTATCTAAGCGGATCTTCTTTAATCGATACCCCCAAGGATTCTTAGAGACCAATTGGAGCGAAATTCGCCAATCTTTGGTGGCCCATTATTCTCTCTGCATCGTAATCAGCTTAATCACCTATTTTCTGCCTAATTCGAGAGACTTCGAAGACGAATCTCTACTATTTCTTCAATCCAGTAGGATCACATTAATCGTTCTTTCTCTTGTGTTTTTATGGAGACATGCCCGTAAAAAGGATTGGGTCCCTAAAAAACTGGAGTTCTATAAGGTATGGACTTCTTCTAGCCTTCTCATCTCATTCTTTCCATTCTTATATTTGGATAAGGTCCACTACGATGTCTATCTACACCAGGCATCTGCGATCTTACTCAGTATGAACCTTCTTCTTTGGCTGACCACTACCACTGCAGTTGCCACAAACTTCGTGTTCTGCCTGATGTTCTTAGGTGTCTGCTACTTGGGAGATTCTCCTATTGAAGCGATGAAAGAATTTCCGATCCTTCTCACCTATCTGTTTGTAGGAACTTTCGGAAATGTGATCATGAACTATTGGAGAACTATGGATTACCGGGATAAAAGAAAATTATCCGGTGCGGTTCTCAGACTAAAGGCAAAAAATCTGCATATCAGAATGATCTCCAACCTGGATGATCTTACCGATCTTTATAATCGTAGGTATTTGATAGAGCAATTCGATATATTTAAGAAGAGAGCGAGAAGACATCAATTTCAAATGGCTCTTGTGATCTTAGATCTGGATCACTTAAAAGAGATCAATGATAAGTATGGGCATATGACTGGTGACGAGGCTCTCCAAACTCTTTCCGCTGTCATGAAGTCCAGAGTGAGATCCACCGATATTTGTGCTCGTATCGGTGGAGACGAGTTCTGCGTACTTTTAGATTCAGTAGATCCTAAAAGTCTAAAAACTCTTTGTGAATCTTTGCGTATAGGTGTGGAATCTCATGCACTTTCTGTCAGAGATACGAACGACAGACCTGTAAATATCACAGTATCCATAGGCGCTGCCATTCTTTCTTACGATGAGGATTTTACTTTCGACGATCTATACCAATCCATAGACTCGGGCTTGTATAATTCCAAATCCGCCGGTAGGAACAGAGTAACTATAGTAGAAGCTACTAAGCTGAATACTAAGGTTGATCTTTCTGCTTCTTGGCCGGAGGAAGTTCGTATATATAAGTAA
- a CDS encoding LIC11299 family lipoprotein gives MKKSLSSKILQLSAIFGFLFFVSNCLDSHRDRIHMDTGVSVKTLGPHKYQFVAIGKASVPSVEEQDLFKMKKTSCEAAKLQVTQRLDELEADQKHRQFFLEQKEQKYFGDGEYCELTYIYELPPAKKQKDQP, from the coding sequence ATGAAAAAATCTTTGAGCTCTAAAATACTACAGTTATCCGCGATCTTCGGATTTCTATTCTTTGTATCGAATTGTTTGGATTCTCATAGAGATCGGATCCATATGGATACCGGAGTCAGCGTAAAAACCTTAGGTCCTCATAAATACCAATTCGTGGCAATCGGAAAAGCCTCTGTTCCTTCGGTGGAAGAACAGGACCTTTTCAAAATGAAAAAAACTTCCTGCGAAGCTGCAAAATTACAAGTCACCCAAAGACTAGATGAGTTGGAAGCGGACCAAAAACATAGACAATTCTTCTTAGAACAAAAAGAACAGAAATACTTCGGCGACGGAGAATACTGCGAACTTACTTATATATACGAACTTCCTCCGGCCAAGAAGCAGAAAGATCAACCTTAG
- the mqnC gene encoding cyclic dehypoxanthinyl futalosine synthase, translating into MSRIFPNHSTDSILEKALDGERISPQEALELYESGDHLKIMATARTLRERVLPSTSASYTMFRVVNYTNYCNVECNFCSFMDEIGNGKGYVLSKEEILEKMDYAVSEGADQMFLQGGVYPDLPFDYYLDVISTVKSKYPEMHIRAFSPVEIINLEKITGKSLFEVLQILKSVGLDSVPGAGAEILTDRMRNIISPKKATTEEWVRAMETCHEAGLPGSANIVFGSEETKEEVVEHLTVVRNLQDRTGGFLSFIPWTFQPQTKRFKVRAVSTQEYLKVLGICRIFLDNIKHIETSVMVLGKGVGQLALTSGADDISSVVIEENVLRSFGLKTEKEAVKFLKEGGFTPKRRDLLYNYERYEGRELSAV; encoded by the coding sequence ATGAGCCGAATATTCCCAAACCATTCCACCGATTCCATATTAGAAAAAGCCCTAGACGGAGAACGTATTTCTCCCCAAGAGGCATTGGAGTTGTACGAGTCTGGCGACCATCTTAAAATTATGGCAACTGCAAGGACCTTGAGAGAAAGAGTTCTCCCAAGCACAAGTGCCAGCTACACAATGTTCCGAGTGGTAAACTACACCAACTATTGTAATGTAGAATGTAATTTTTGTTCCTTCATGGATGAGATCGGAAATGGAAAGGGTTACGTTCTTTCAAAAGAAGAAATATTAGAAAAAATGGATTATGCCGTTTCGGAAGGAGCGGACCAAATGTTCCTGCAAGGCGGGGTGTATCCGGATCTACCTTTCGATTATTATCTGGATGTGATCTCTACCGTAAAATCCAAATATCCTGAGATGCATATCCGTGCATTCTCTCCTGTAGAAATTATCAATTTAGAAAAGATTACCGGCAAATCTTTATTCGAAGTTTTGCAAATCTTGAAGTCTGTCGGTTTGGATTCAGTGCCTGGAGCAGGCGCCGAAATTTTGACCGACAGAATGAGAAACATTATCTCCCCTAAAAAAGCAACTACCGAAGAGTGGGTACGCGCGATGGAAACCTGTCACGAAGCAGGACTCCCAGGAAGTGCAAACATTGTTTTCGGTTCAGAAGAAACCAAAGAAGAGGTAGTAGAACATCTCACCGTAGTCCGTAATCTCCAAGATAGGACCGGAGGATTTCTTTCTTTCATCCCTTGGACCTTCCAACCTCAGACCAAAAGATTTAAAGTAAGAGCTGTTTCTACACAAGAATATCTGAAAGTTCTTGGGATCTGTAGGATCTTCTTAGACAATATTAAGCATATTGAAACTTCCGTGATGGTACTCGGAAAAGGTGTGGGCCAGTTGGCGCTTACAAGCGGTGCGGACGATATTTCTTCCGTGGTGATCGAGGAGAATGTGCTACGTTCCTTCGGTTTGAAAACCGAAAAAGAAGCTGTCAAGTTCCTGAAAGAAGGCGGATTCACACCTAAAAGAAGAGACCTTCTCTATAATTATGAAAGATACGAGGGAAGGGAACTCTCAGCGGTCTGA